Proteins encoded within one genomic window of Alteribacter populi:
- a CDS encoding MFS transporter, which translates to MNQRLFSYNFNILLSGVFVKAIGTGIYSIAGMLLVLYISGDPFYSGVAFFVISLPSCISFLISPFANYVSYKKALIVCELAKSMLLFLIPLLYAFSVLQVSYVIMIMFSVALISAFTYPIETTLVPSFVGKANVVKANSYINTLRESLDIVFLAVAGVLVAVIGSVQAVLITACCHAITSLLYLLFRFEANKVTNDSDTYKTKILIQSYKKDLKAGIEYIRHSILPHIIVSAVFVNFFVGGMFASLPAFSLMQGGSEAFYGYFMVAMTLGMLGGSILTPRIKQLPYGSLTMVSALWAGLFWLGATLLPAWFSIVFYGIGFIAVGVINILLFSIIQQQVEVKMIGRVITVLTSFAAIGQPVGALLGGTISSMFSPVYPFILSGMIMVLFSLYWLLHPILRSLKPIDKLTLFTPSAEKQAQ; encoded by the coding sequence ATGAACCAGCGATTGTTCAGTTATAATTTTAATATTTTACTCTCAGGTGTCTTTGTAAAAGCGATCGGTACCGGGATTTATAGTATTGCGGGTATGCTCTTAGTGCTTTACATTAGTGGCGACCCTTTTTATTCAGGTGTGGCATTTTTTGTTATCAGCCTTCCTAGCTGTATCAGTTTTCTCATTTCACCATTCGCCAATTACGTCTCATATAAAAAAGCCTTGATCGTATGTGAGTTAGCGAAATCGATGCTGCTTTTTTTAATCCCCCTCCTTTACGCGTTTTCTGTATTGCAAGTATCCTACGTCATTATGATTATGTTTTCCGTAGCACTCATTTCGGCGTTTACCTATCCTATTGAAACGACACTTGTCCCTTCTTTTGTCGGAAAAGCAAATGTCGTAAAAGCAAACTCCTATATCAATACGCTACGGGAGAGCCTTGATATTGTCTTTCTAGCCGTTGCAGGGGTATTAGTTGCTGTCATTGGTAGTGTGCAGGCCGTTCTTATTACCGCCTGCTGTCATGCGATCACATCGTTACTTTACCTATTGTTTCGTTTTGAAGCGAACAAAGTCACAAATGACTCGGACACATATAAAACCAAAATCTTAATTCAAAGCTATAAGAAGGATTTAAAAGCAGGCATAGAGTACATTCGTCACTCGATTCTCCCCCATATCATTGTTTCAGCGGTTTTTGTCAATTTCTTTGTAGGCGGCATGTTCGCTTCCCTTCCTGCCTTTTCTCTCATGCAAGGAGGCAGTGAAGCCTTTTATGGCTATTTTATGGTGGCGATGACACTAGGAATGCTAGGCGGTTCCATTCTTACGCCTCGAATTAAACAGCTGCCATACGGGTCACTAACGATGGTCTCGGCACTGTGGGCAGGCCTCTTTTGGCTAGGGGCTACCTTGCTTCCTGCTTGGTTTTCCATCGTCTTTTATGGCATCGGGTTTATTGCGGTCGGGGTCATTAATATTCTCTTATTTTCGATCATTCAGCAGCAGGTCGAAGTAAAGATGATTGGCCGAGTCATTACGGTCCTCACTAGCTTTGCCGCCATTGGTCAGCCAGTTGGGGCACTCCTTGGAGGTACGATCAGCTCCATGTTTAGCCCGGTTTATCCGTTCATTCTATCAGGGATGATTATGGTACTATTTAGCCTGTATTGGCTTCTCCACCCGATTTTGCGTTCGCTAAAGCCGATTGACAAACTAACCTTATTTACTCCCTCAGCCGAAAAGCAAGCTCAGTAA
- a CDS encoding ArsR/SmtB family transcription factor — protein MAKNMTITLEQQKIISHPLRSQIIMLLYDQTMTAKQVATHLGKSGGSVHYHIQKLYNHGILKLDHEDTSKGIVEKYYRSKALSFTLEDQDYTKKSSVHTKNSATLTLSPEELEQFNERLQELIVEFARHSVSSHKKRVAYRVECTISHDEEDEAE, from the coding sequence ATGGCAAAGAATATGACGATTACATTAGAGCAGCAAAAAATCATTTCCCACCCACTTCGAAGCCAAATTATTATGCTGCTCTATGATCAGACAATGACAGCGAAACAAGTTGCAACCCATTTAGGGAAGTCAGGGGGAAGCGTCCACTATCACATCCAAAAGCTTTACAATCATGGCATTCTTAAGCTCGACCATGAAGACACATCGAAAGGGATTGTTGAGAAATATTACCGCTCAAAAGCATTAAGTTTCACATTAGAAGATCAAGACTACACAAAGAAAAGCTCAGTACACACTAAGAATTCAGCAACGCTCACTTTATCACCTGAAGAATTGGAACAATTTAATGAACGCTTGCAAGAACTGATTGTAGAATTCGCACGCCATTCAGTCTCTTCGCACAAAAAACGTGTAGCGTACCGCGTTGAATGCACGATTTCACATGATGAGGAGGACGAAGCAGAATGA
- a CDS encoding glycine betaine uptake BCCT transporter has translation MNKVTTVFWIAIVMSVIFVLWGVVSPEHLGSVMDVALTFFLQNFGWFYQIAATFFLVFALFLIFSKYGKIKLGKDDDQPEFSRPTWFAMLFSAGMGIGLLFFGVSEPIAHFANPPFIEGDTGEAAIMSLQYTYLHWGFHAWAIYAIIALALAYFKFRKGYPGLLSATLRPLLGDKVKGRTGIVIDIVAVFATIFGVCASLGLGAAQINGGLSYLTGIPNNFTIQFTIIAIVTILFLISAGTGIKKGIKYLSNTNMALAVILFTVVIILGPTIFILDLYTTTLGSYIQNIPAMGLRLSPFDSGNAAWLQAWTIFYWAWWIAWSPFVGTFIARVSKGRTVREFVIAVLLAPTFVCTLWFCVFGGTGIFYEYTMGLDVSGQALETALFLVYEQLPLSGILAAITIFLISTFFITSADSATFVLGMQTTNGSTEPPNVVKYIWGLILAASAVVLMASGGLEALQTAIIVSAFPLTLVLFVMPFSMLKSFKAEVKPKPNSGAQREKARSKLKNTEDQINPT, from the coding sequence ATGAATAAAGTGACTACTGTTTTTTGGATTGCTATTGTCATGTCGGTTATTTTTGTCTTATGGGGTGTTGTTTCCCCCGAACATCTAGGTAGCGTCATGGATGTTGCCCTAACATTCTTCCTTCAAAACTTCGGTTGGTTTTATCAAATCGCAGCCACCTTCTTTCTCGTATTTGCTTTATTCCTCATTTTTAGCAAGTACGGAAAAATCAAACTCGGCAAAGACGATGATCAACCCGAGTTTAGCCGCCCGACCTGGTTTGCGATGTTATTTAGTGCAGGAATGGGGATCGGTTTATTGTTTTTTGGCGTCTCTGAGCCCATTGCACATTTTGCCAATCCCCCCTTTATCGAAGGAGATACGGGTGAAGCAGCTATCATGAGCTTACAGTATACCTATCTTCATTGGGGCTTCCATGCTTGGGCAATTTACGCGATCATCGCACTTGCCCTCGCTTATTTTAAATTTAGAAAAGGGTATCCAGGTTTACTGAGTGCGACCTTACGCCCTCTACTTGGCGATAAGGTCAAAGGGCGCACGGGAATCGTGATTGATATTGTCGCTGTTTTTGCCACGATATTCGGCGTATGTGCATCACTCGGCTTAGGTGCCGCTCAAATTAACGGCGGATTAAGCTATTTAACTGGTATCCCAAATAATTTTACGATTCAGTTTACCATTATTGCTATTGTCACGATCTTGTTTTTAATTAGTGCTGGCACAGGGATCAAAAAAGGCATTAAATACTTAAGTAATACGAATATGGCTTTAGCCGTTATCTTATTCACTGTGGTCATCATTCTTGGACCTACGATCTTTATATTAGATTTGTATACAACCACCTTAGGAAGTTACATTCAAAACATACCTGCAATGGGACTACGCTTATCTCCATTTGATTCGGGCAATGCCGCTTGGCTCCAAGCATGGACAATCTTTTATTGGGCATGGTGGATTGCCTGGTCACCCTTTGTCGGTACGTTTATTGCACGCGTTTCAAAAGGAAGAACCGTTCGAGAATTTGTCATTGCTGTATTACTCGCCCCAACCTTTGTCTGTACACTATGGTTCTGCGTTTTTGGAGGAACAGGCATTTTTTACGAATATACGATGGGACTGGATGTATCAGGACAGGCTCTAGAAACGGCATTATTCTTAGTTTACGAACAACTGCCTTTAAGCGGGATTCTTGCAGCCATTACGATCTTTCTCATTAGTACATTCTTCATCACTTCTGCTGATTCTGCTACGTTTGTCCTTGGAATGCAAACAACAAACGGAAGCACAGAACCTCCAAATGTTGTTAAATATATCTGGGGACTTATCTTAGCAGCCTCGGCCGTAGTCTTAATGGCCTCAGGAGGGTTGGAAGCACTGCAAACAGCCATTATCGTTAGTGCGTTTCCATTGACTCTTGTACTTTTCGTCATGCCCTTTTCAATGTTAAAATCCTTTAAAGCAGAAGTAAAACCGAAACCAAACTCAGGTGCTCAGAGAGAAAAAGCGAGAAGCAAGCTGAAAAATACAGAAGATCAAATCAATCCAACATAA
- a CDS encoding protein adenylyltransferase SelO: MSKGKETIETGWNLDNSYADLPESFFTSLNPTPVRSPKLIILNHSLATSLGLNVQKLQSEDSVAVFAGNQIPEGASPLAQAYAGHQFEHFTMLGDGRALLLGEQVTPEGERVDIQLKGSGRTPYSRGGDGRAGLGPMLREYIISEAMHALGIPTNRSLAVVTTGESVIRETDQPGAILTRVATSHLRVGTFQYAAKWGTVEELQVLADYTLQRHFPNVVDDDNRYLSLLQEVIKRQAALIAKWQLVGFVHGVMNTDNMTISGETIDYGPCAFMDVYDPATVFSSIDMQGRYAYGNQPPIAGWNLARFAETLLPLLHDDQEQAIKLAQDEISDFAKLYHSHWLAGMRAKLGIFNEEAEDETIIEDLLSMMQKYRADYTNTFVALTFDKSEDTVLFDTEEFTKWHEQWQARLGRQEESKVSSRDLMQNSNPALIPRNHRVEAALEAAVNQGDYSVMERLLDVLSSPYAHSPAQAEYATPPEPSSRPYRTYCGT; the protein is encoded by the coding sequence ATGTCAAAAGGAAAAGAAACAATAGAAACAGGGTGGAATTTAGACAACAGCTATGCCGATTTGCCAGAATCATTTTTTACTAGCCTTAATCCAACCCCTGTGCGCTCACCAAAGTTGATTATACTCAATCATTCATTGGCAACATCTCTCGGGTTGAACGTTCAGAAGCTGCAAAGCGAAGATAGCGTAGCGGTGTTTGCTGGCAACCAGATTCCTGAAGGTGCTTCACCTCTTGCTCAGGCTTACGCGGGGCATCAATTCGAGCATTTTACCATGTTAGGAGACGGCCGGGCTCTGCTACTAGGGGAGCAGGTTACTCCTGAGGGTGAGAGGGTTGATATTCAGCTCAAGGGTTCAGGGAGAACGCCATACTCCCGCGGGGGCGATGGTCGAGCGGGACTCGGACCGATGTTGCGCGAATATATCATCAGCGAAGCCATGCATGCGCTTGGTATTCCCACCAACCGAAGCTTAGCGGTGGTGACTACTGGTGAGTCAGTCATCCGCGAAACCGATCAGCCTGGTGCTATTCTGACTCGTGTGGCTACCAGTCATTTGCGCGTAGGTACGTTTCAATATGCCGCAAAATGGGGCACAGTTGAGGAACTCCAGGTGCTGGCTGACTATACACTACAGCGGCATTTTCCAAACGTTGTAGATGATGATAACAGATATTTATCCCTACTTCAGGAAGTGATCAAGCGTCAGGCCGCGCTAATTGCCAAATGGCAACTGGTTGGCTTTGTTCACGGGGTAATGAACACGGATAACATGACCATTAGTGGAGAAACCATTGATTATGGTCCTTGCGCCTTCATGGATGTCTATGACCCGGCAACGGTATTCAGTTCCATTGACATGCAAGGGCGCTATGCCTATGGCAATCAGCCGCCTATTGCCGGTTGGAATCTCGCGCGATTTGCTGAAACCCTATTGCCGCTGTTGCATGACGATCAAGAGCAGGCTATTAAACTGGCTCAGGATGAGATTTCAGATTTTGCGAAGTTGTATCACTCTCATTGGCTCGCAGGAATGAGGGCAAAGCTGGGGATATTTAACGAAGAGGCAGAGGATGAAACCATTATTGAAGACCTCCTCAGTATGATGCAGAAGTATCGTGCGGACTATACGAATACCTTCGTGGCATTAACGTTTGATAAGTCGGAAGATACGGTCCTGTTTGATACTGAAGAATTTACTAAGTGGCATGAGCAGTGGCAGGCGAGACTAGGCAGGCAGGAGGAATCGAAAGTTTCCTCGCGTGATTTGATGCAAAACAGTAATCCTGCGCTAATCCCTCGGAACCACCGAGTAGAAGCGGCACTAGAAGCCGCCGTGAACCAAGGAGACTACAGCGTGATGGAGCGGTTACTGGATGTGCTTTCAAGCCCATACGCACACTCGCCTGCACAGGCTGAGTACGCCACACCTCCTGAGCCATCAAGCCGTCCTTATCGAACCTATTGCGGCACATGA
- a CDS encoding DinB family protein, with protein MVHANKVLLDQLLANANDPSWYVSFQDSVDNLTEEEACWMPNENSYSIAAIIQHLIYWNETWQTRYLNDHVNAVPRLEDNNDSFFIPEDKTFHELKDELLTVLLRWQDLLTEEKVETEVKGFPIQAEWWELIANAATHNAYHIGQIVYIRKLQRSWRNS; from the coding sequence ATGGTTCATGCAAATAAGGTATTATTAGATCAATTGTTAGCTAATGCTAATGACCCTAGTTGGTATGTATCATTTCAAGATTCCGTTGACAATTTAACAGAAGAAGAAGCATGTTGGATGCCAAATGAAAATAGCTATAGTATCGCTGCAATTATTCAGCATCTCATTTATTGGAATGAAACGTGGCAAACGAGATATCTGAATGATCACGTCAATGCTGTTCCACGATTAGAGGATAACAACGATAGTTTTTTTATTCCTGAAGATAAGACTTTTCATGAGCTTAAAGATGAATTATTAACGGTCTTATTGCGATGGCAAGATTTACTCACGGAAGAAAAGGTAGAGACGGAAGTCAAGGGGTTTCCAATTCAAGCTGAATGGTGGGAGTTAATTGCAAATGCCGCTACACATAATGCCTACCACATCGGTCAAATCGTGTATATTCGGAAGCTGCAAAGGAGCTGGAGAAATTCATAA
- a CDS encoding DUF899 domain-containing protein gives MNDQSHGCCNANESGRSSSKNSEISRSRIVSREEWQEAHQAFLEEEKAFTRARDELNAKRRQLPMMEVTKRYVFNGTNGTSSLHDLFAGRRQLIVYHFMFDPGWKEGCDGCSMMVDNMGHPSHLNARDTTLVLISRAPLDKVEPFKARMGWTIPWYSSFSSEFNRDFGATTENGETHGYSVFLLDDNRIYHTYSSWRRGVEYLGSNWSYLDMTPLGRQELWEESPSWVNQTATYEWWRHHDRYEK, from the coding sequence ATGAACGATCAATCGCATGGATGCTGTAATGCTAATGAAAGTGGTAGAAGCTCTTCTAAAAACAGTGAAATTAGCAGGTCGAGGATCGTCTCAAGAGAAGAGTGGCAGGAGGCTCACCAGGCGTTTTTAGAGGAAGAAAAAGCATTTACTCGCGCCCGTGATGAACTGAACGCTAAACGTCGTCAATTACCGATGATGGAAGTTACTAAACGATACGTTTTTAATGGAACAAATGGAACGTCAAGCTTACATGACTTATTTGCTGGTCGCCGCCAGCTCATTGTTTATCATTTTATGTTCGATCCGGGTTGGAAGGAAGGCTGCGATGGCTGTTCTATGATGGTGGATAACATGGGACACCCCTCTCATTTGAATGCTCGTGACACAACGCTTGTCTTAATATCTAGAGCACCACTCGACAAGGTTGAACCGTTTAAGGCTCGAATGGGTTGGACTATCCCTTGGTATTCGTCATTCTCCAGCGAATTCAATCGTGATTTTGGCGCAACAACTGAGAATGGTGAAACGCACGGTTATAGTGTTTTTCTATTAGATGACAATCGGATCTATCATACCTACTCATCTTGGAGACGCGGGGTTGAATACTTGGGTAGTAATTGGAGTTATTTGGATATGACACCACTCGGTCGACAAGAATTGTGGGAAGAGTCCCCGTCATGGGTTAATCAAACGGCCACATATGAATGGTGGCGTCATCACGATCGCTATGAAAAGTAG
- a CDS encoding D-2-hydroxyacid dehydrogenase encodes MEISNILFASPMYKEIETILKNKDVNQSKQFRFLSEEDVTEEDYGWADAFVAFKRPDNFTFGNIKWVHSLGAGVDKILKDIDWKDDVVLTRMVSSFGQKISEYCISYILRDSQHHDQYEDWQSKKEWNQLAPTPLHEKQVVVYGTGVIGQEVAKTLAYFGVKVFGVSLSGNSKEPFTDVFSSEDEGHHALSEADYVINTIPLTEKTRKMFDESLFNKCENVVFINVGRGESVDNQVLMEALHKGNVRKAILDVFQDEPLPENDPFWTHPNVVVTPHISAVTTPEEGVDCFLETLDHIENNNPVPNLVDLKKGF; translated from the coding sequence ATGGAAATTAGCAATATTTTATTTGCAAGTCCTATGTATAAAGAGATCGAAACCATTTTAAAAAACAAAGATGTCAATCAGAGTAAACAGTTTCGGTTTCTTTCGGAAGAAGACGTCACGGAAGAAGATTATGGATGGGCAGATGCTTTTGTAGCGTTTAAGCGGCCGGATAATTTTACATTTGGCAACATCAAATGGGTTCATTCTCTCGGAGCCGGAGTCGATAAAATTCTCAAAGACATCGACTGGAAAGATGATGTTGTTTTAACGAGGATGGTCAGTTCTTTTGGTCAAAAAATAAGTGAGTATTGCATAAGCTATATTTTACGTGATTCGCAACATCACGATCAATATGAGGATTGGCAATCTAAGAAAGAGTGGAATCAGCTTGCACCAACGCCGCTACATGAAAAACAAGTCGTTGTTTATGGCACAGGGGTGATTGGCCAAGAAGTAGCCAAAACGCTTGCCTATTTCGGCGTGAAAGTTTTCGGAGTTTCCCTCAGCGGTAATTCAAAAGAACCTTTCACAGACGTTTTTTCTTCAGAAGACGAAGGTCACCATGCTTTGTCAGAAGCCGATTATGTGATTAATACAATACCGTTAACAGAAAAAACGAGAAAAATGTTTGATGAATCTCTGTTTAATAAATGTGAGAATGTCGTTTTCATTAACGTAGGACGTGGGGAATCCGTTGACAATCAAGTATTAATGGAAGCTTTACATAAAGGGAATGTAAGAAAGGCTATTTTAGATGTCTTTCAAGACGAGCCTCTTCCAGAAAATGATCCGTTCTGGACACATCCAAATGTCGTTGTGACACCGCACATTTCTGCTGTCACGACACCTGAAGAAGGGGTGGATTGCTTTTTGGAAACATTAGATCATATCGAAAATAATAACCCGGTTCCTAATCTAGTTGATCTTAAAAAGGGATTCTAA
- a CDS encoding kinase, with protein sequence MFINELAEKLYFQFSTRSIKDRPLIVGIDGLSGAGKTTLVKKIEQELNDNNCEVVTFHLDDHIVERNKRYQTGHEEWYEYYYLQWDIKRLTTHLFELLHTSCNKIFLPFYDKSTDSTSTKQITVASDSIVLIEGIFLQRQEWRRFYDFIIFLDCPRELRYKRSLNRDSYIGNYPARLNKYKRRYWLAEKHYLDIVKPVRNADLVYNA encoded by the coding sequence ATGTTCATAAACGAGCTGGCAGAAAAATTATATTTTCAATTTTCAACACGTTCTATTAAAGATCGTCCTCTAATCGTCGGAATAGATGGATTAAGTGGAGCAGGAAAAACGACATTAGTAAAAAAAATTGAACAAGAATTAAATGATAATAACTGTGAGGTAGTCACTTTTCACCTTGATGACCACATTGTTGAAAGGAATAAACGATACCAAACAGGACATGAAGAATGGTATGAATATTATTACTTACAATGGGATATTAAAAGGTTGACAACCCATTTATTTGAACTACTACATACTAGTTGTAACAAAATATTTTTACCTTTTTACGATAAATCTACTGATTCAACTTCAACTAAACAAATAACAGTAGCATCTGACAGTATTGTTCTTATTGAAGGTATATTTCTACAAAGACAAGAATGGAGAAGGTTTTACGATTTTATTATTTTTTTAGACTGTCCTCGTGAATTGAGGTATAAGAGATCTTTAAATCGTGATTCGTATATCGGAAATTATCCAGCAAGGCTTAATAAGTATAAGCGGAGATACTGGTTAGCAGAAAAACATTACTTAGATATAGTAAAACCAGTTAGAAATGCAGATTTAGTATATAATGCATAA
- a CDS encoding SGNH/GDSL hydrolase family protein, which produces MKTPKILFIGDSITDCGRLEDQDGLGYGYVRLLHDYLVTTYPSTSFQIVNVGISGNRIIDLAERWQSDVIDHQPDFVSISIGINDVWRQLDRPEMEQVTPEEYHQIYVELLTKVRGQTNAKIFLMEPTIIGEDTDSTGNKMLLDYVEIVNKVAEQFEETVIPTHKAFNQYLQSKANHQLTTDSVHMNSMGNMLIATTWLRAVEDQLR; this is translated from the coding sequence ATGAAGACGCCAAAAATCTTATTTATTGGGGACAGTATAACCGATTGTGGAAGATTAGAAGATCAGGATGGTTTGGGATATGGTTATGTAAGACTTTTGCATGATTATTTGGTGACAACATATCCATCTACTAGCTTTCAAATCGTGAATGTAGGGATAAGTGGAAATCGAATTATTGACTTGGCTGAAAGGTGGCAATCAGATGTGATAGACCATCAGCCAGATTTCGTTTCAATATCAATTGGAATAAATGATGTATGGAGACAACTTGATCGTCCAGAAATGGAACAAGTAACTCCTGAAGAATATCATCAAATTTACGTAGAGTTATTAACAAAAGTCAGAGGCCAAACCAATGCTAAAATCTTTTTAATGGAACCAACCATTATTGGGGAGGATACTGACTCAACTGGTAATAAGATGTTATTAGATTATGTAGAGATCGTAAATAAAGTCGCAGAGCAGTTTGAAGAAACTGTCATACCAACGCATAAAGCGTTTAACCAGTATTTACAATCCAAAGCCAATCATCAGCTAACGACAGATAGTGTACACATGAATTCAATGGGGAATATGTTAATTGCTACTACCTGGCTGAGAGCAGTAGAAGATCAATTACGATAA
- a CDS encoding glutathione peroxidase encodes MATTVHAFSVKTPNGEEMSLESYKGRPMIIVNTATKCGLARQFKELEDLHQAYQNQGLAVLGFPCNQFMNQEPVADKDMTDSCEINFGVTFPLFAKIKVNGENAHPLYKHLKSEQKGLLSSEIKWNFTKFLIDPKGQVVKRYSPQTSPKKIEKDILALLSIS; translated from the coding sequence ATGGCAACAACAGTACACGCCTTTTCAGTAAAGACACCAAATGGTGAAGAGATGTCACTAGAATCGTATAAAGGCAGACCAATGATCATTGTCAATACAGCAACGAAATGCGGTTTAGCGCGGCAATTTAAAGAACTAGAGGACTTACACCAAGCCTATCAAAACCAAGGGCTCGCTGTTCTCGGATTTCCGTGCAATCAATTTATGAACCAAGAGCCGGTAGCAGACAAAGATATGACCGACTCCTGTGAAATTAACTTCGGTGTCACCTTTCCACTATTTGCAAAAATCAAGGTGAACGGTGAAAATGCCCATCCATTATACAAGCATTTGAAAAGCGAACAAAAAGGGCTTCTAAGCTCTGAAATCAAATGGAATTTTACTAAATTTCTAATCGATCCTAAAGGTCAAGTCGTAAAGCGCTATTCCCCACAAACTTCTCCGAAAAAAATCGAGAAAGATATTCTAGCGTTGTTGTCGATCAGTTGA
- a CDS encoding S8 family serine peptidase: MKRTLKYPLVFVLVLALVASSISFAGAAENSPSQSDDYEERFIVAFKSEELPTNYQGIIQSAGGEVAYEVSDIGVLEATTDNPLAFINALTKEKEVLSLSPSLDVTLDLPDFELDGENVSGDNPGPVPADENIWEAGWQWDIEKVTNDFASHDVHSGTHDVVVGVIDTGFDFEHPDLAPNIIGGPEASRTFVPGTEDSWDNHGHGTHVAGTIAGNGRMKGVSPDVGLKSYRVFDRGSAQQLWITDAIIAAADDGVDVINMSLGGTRVVGQWFYTDPETGERVRMGNNQAADVVAYKRAVDYAVNKNVTIVAAAGNSAQDMSNPSKVADWIEGNAGPEYEVRGAAWFVPAHLPGVVTVSAMGGGFGTEDRLSFFSNYGNSAIDLGAPGGDDPPAGYEGDDTFKFSILSAYPTYFNNNRSQELFGENGYVWMRGTSMASPQVAGAAAAYISQVYEETGKKPTPRQVQNRLQQSADSVDKQGYSKYFGHGRVNIYNALTR, encoded by the coding sequence ATGAAAAGAACATTGAAGTACCCTTTAGTTTTTGTTTTAGTCTTAGCTTTAGTTGCTTCATCGATCAGCTTTGCTGGTGCTGCTGAAAATAGCCCTAGCCAAAGTGATGATTATGAAGAACGATTTATCGTAGCCTTCAAATCCGAAGAGCTGCCTACCAATTATCAAGGAATCATTCAAAGTGCTGGTGGTGAAGTGGCGTATGAAGTCTCTGATATCGGTGTTTTGGAAGCAACGACCGATAACCCTCTAGCATTTATTAATGCATTAACCAAAGAAAAGGAAGTACTCAGTCTCTCTCCATCTCTTGATGTCACGCTAGATTTACCTGACTTCGAATTAGATGGAGAGAATGTGAGCGGCGACAACCCAGGTCCAGTCCCTGCCGATGAAAACATCTGGGAAGCTGGCTGGCAATGGGATATTGAAAAGGTAACAAATGACTTTGCTAGTCATGATGTACATAGTGGTACACATGATGTCGTCGTTGGTGTCATCGATACTGGATTTGATTTCGAACACCCGGATTTAGCACCCAATATTATTGGCGGTCCTGAAGCTTCGCGTACGTTCGTCCCAGGTACAGAGGATTCATGGGATAACCATGGGCATGGGACACATGTTGCTGGTACGATTGCCGGTAATGGACGTATGAAAGGAGTCTCTCCTGACGTTGGATTAAAGTCTTATCGTGTGTTTGACAGAGGAAGTGCCCAGCAGCTTTGGATTACAGATGCAATAATCGCTGCAGCTGATGACGGTGTTGATGTGATTAATATGAGTTTAGGTGGTACGCGCGTCGTTGGACAATGGTTCTATACTGACCCAGAAACAGGCGAACGTGTCAGAATGGGGAATAATCAAGCGGCAGATGTAGTTGCTTATAAACGCGCTGTTGACTATGCAGTGAATAAAAATGTAACGATCGTTGCAGCAGCTGGAAACTCTGCGCAAGATATGAGTAACCCTTCCAAAGTCGCAGATTGGATTGAAGGAAACGCTGGCCCTGAGTATGAAGTAAGAGGTGCCGCGTGGTTTGTCCCTGCTCATCTTCCTGGTGTCGTTACCGTATCTGCCATGGGCGGCGGGTTTGGTACTGAGGATCGATTATCTTTCTTCTCCAACTACGGAAACAGTGCCATTGATCTAGGTGCACCTGGTGGAGACGACCCACCTGCAGGTTATGAAGGCGACGACACATTCAAGTTTTCCATTTTAAGTGCATACCCAACCTATTTTAATAACAACCGCAGTCAAGAGTTATTTGGAGAAAATGGATACGTTTGGATGAGAGGAACGTCAATGGCTTCCCCACAAGTAGCAGGAGCCGCTGCTGCCTACATCTCTCAAGTCTACGAAGAAACTGGGAAAAAGCCAACACCTCGACAAGTTCAAAATCGCTTACAACAATCAGCTGACAGCGTCGACAAACAAGGCTACAGTAAATATTTCGGTCACGGACGCGTCAACATTTACAACGCGTTAACAAGATAA